CGAAGGAAAATATACTTACGtaggaaaatgaaataaagaaaatgtaCCTTATatagcgaaaaaaaactcatgatttaagtaagtaagttagtaagtaagtaagttgaTAAGTCTGTACCAATTATCCACAGTAGTTCTTGCTCCGTAGAATGTAAAATGAActaaatttgatttaatttctttaaattcccttttcattaatttgtacTGAAAGTGCActcgaatgaaaaataaaaaatcataaaaacacattttaccGTTTTACCAGTTAAAAAACCTAATGATGGGTAAAGCCATGTGCTATTGCCATGTGCCCAGATTCTTTGTACCAAGATAAAACCAAACCAAGATAAATTAATGCCTGCTGTTGATTTCTGCATGATTTTATTCAATATTGAATAATTCCGttcatttaattatttttaaaataaattgtttcaaaCGAACAGATTCTTAATCCCATAGCAAAACACGAGTTCATACTGCGCACAGGACATTGCGCACCACGTTCCATTGCCACCGCCAGCGCGTTTCCACGTAGCGACGCGAAACGAACCATATGTTTTTGACAGTTCTCACGCACACGTGCATCGAAGCGCTGGTCCGCGCTGTCGGGCATGGCTTGtttacgtttgtttacattcatcGGCGGCCGGGAGCGCAAGCAGTTCGCAGCGTGCTAACGATGATTCGAACGTGGAAGGTGATGCGATTTTGTGCACAAACTAGTGTCCGTGTACCGTTTTATCGACAGTTTGGTGTGGTGAGCTGTGTGCAGCAGAAACTTGCTTCCTCCCTTTGCGCACCGCGTGGCACGCGTGTGAGTGAAATAGTGCCGGAAGCATCGTCCAGTACGCCCGGCGATCGGGCGGGAAAGAAACAATCCGCCGTACAGAGTGAACACACCGACGACGGCTGGGGTGCTGAAGATGAGCTGTTAAACAATCGCAAAAGTATTCCCAACCTAAAGGTTTCGGAGCTGTTGAAAGATGTGCCACGGTCCAAGCTGCGGCCGGAGCGTAAATCGGCAGACGCGTCGCGGGAAGCAGCGAAACCGCCAGCCCCGCCCGTGCACAGGAAAACTGCAATCGAGAAAGACACACTCCAGATACTGCAACACCGCTACCAGGATCCGAACGAGTCGGAAGAGCGGTACGACAAGGAGTTGAAACTGCGCTACACAATTCTACAGTCGAACGATGCCCGGCACCGGGATTTGATGATGCTGATTGGATCGCGCAAAAACCGGGAGCGCGAGCGGATGTTGGTGCTGGAGGGCCGGCGGTTGATAATGGATGGCTACCAGGCCGGTTTACGGCTGGAAGCAATTGTGACGAGTGATGTGAAGCTGCTGGCGGATCTAACTTTCAGGGCGAAGCTGAAAGCCTGCCCCATTTTTCTCGTTAAACGGCAAACCATGATGGAGTGGTCATCGTTAACAACGAGCCCGGGCTTGATAggtaaagagaaaaaaaaagttggcgAATCGGACGAGAACGAACCGCATTCGAACGAGACCGCAAGGAGGAGACGGGAGCGTGTATAATTATTTTGCGGttgtttgtttccatttcgttTCAGGGATCTTCGGCGAACCGTCTAATATGAGCGAGCTAGTTACCCGTAACGCGACCGGCAGCAAACGGCTTCCGGTGACGGTGGTTTGCGACAACATCCGCGAGCCGAACAATTTGGGCAGCATTGTGCGGAGCTGCGCTGCGGTTTCCGTACGGGAAGTAATTCTGCTGAAAGGTTGCGCCCATCCTTGGGACCTGAAGTGCCTGCGGGGCGGAGCCGGCGCACACTTCCGCGTGCCGATTTACGGTCCTATCGAAACGTACCAGCTGCCCGAGCACGTGCGTGCCGGTTCAATCTTTGTGGTGGCGGATAACAAGCAGCCGACCGACGAGCGCAACGGATTCCGCTGGAAGCACTACGATCGGATCGATTACGGCAGTGCCGATCATGTGGTGCTGGTAATTGGCGGCGAAACTTATGGCGTTAGTGATGACATTCGGAGGTAGTTGTAGGTCCAGTGGTTTTGCGGGAGACTGTAAATATTTTAGCGTTTTTACAACTGATTtaatttcttgtttttatctctctatctttAGCTTGATTCATCAGCTCACACATAACGACGGGGAGCAAGCGCCGCAAGATCGCAAGTTTCTGGCCCATATTCCGCTAGCGAATGGCGTTGAAAGTCTCAACACAGCATCCGCATTGAGCGTTATTCTTTACGAAATGAGACGAACCTTACTGCAGTTAGAAGATACGACTTAGGGGCTATggcgacaaacacacacacacatcgaatgCTCGAGCATGTAAGGAATTTAGTAGTAAAACAATAAGTAATTAATACAGTACATAGATACTCTTGTTCATTGTTGCAATGAGAGAAAGAAACtgctttgcttttgtttcgatCAACTacggaaaatttaaaatggcTGTCGGTTACAATGATTTAAACTCACATTCCGGCAGTTTCTTGCACAAACAACGACACTTTTTACGATCTAAACCCGAGTGCGACAGAAAAGCTGTCCAATGTTTGTTGCCTTTACGGCTAGTCCCTCTGTTTCACTCATGTGCAATCGATCTTGCGACCACGCCAAACACCCTTCTGCCCTTTGCCCCTTGCGCTGCCACGTTTTAAAACGAATGTCAAAAGTATTGAGACTGACGAGCtgaaaaacaacatttatCAATCTGCCAATGCAGTTGGCTTACGCGGTCCATGGTGtctttttgttggtgtgattCATGCTTATGGCATGAGCAGTATAACGGCACTCGGGCTGGGTCATAACCGTGAATGGCGTGCGTGGGCAAAACCGAACGATGGAAGAGATGGTTGAGCGATATttgagttgtttttgttggtctCGTGGTTCTTGCGTTAAACGTTTTTCTAACTGAATTGTGTATCCACAGCCCGACCTTCATTGGGCACGAAAAATAAACTGAATTAAGTATTTTCTTtggccaaaaagaaaaaaaataaacgaaacgaaaacttAGATTGAAGTATCGTTAGGGTCGAGCTGCAGAAATTCCTAAGCTCGCACGATTTAAGCTTTGCTGAAGCCGTATCCCAGCGCACCGCGTTTCATTAGGTTTCTCTTTTCATCTATCAATTATCAAATCATCTTTAAGGTCGGCTACCGTAAGATGctaaaaattgaatttcatgGAGCCCCTGACTCAATCAATTTGCTACGAAGCATGCGATCCAGTTAAATAACATCGTAAATATGATTAACAATTCAAATCAGCACCTCACACCGTTGAGCCGTCTGTGCTATGCTGTGTTTTATATATTGTGCACCGTCTATGATTAATCCCTCTACCAGTCCCGCGCCAGTAGCGTTCATCGAACATTCGTGGTTTTCGTGAAATGAATCTACGTTTAGCGCTTCGGGCGCATGCCGGGCAAATTCCTGTTATCACAAGTTACCAACACGGTGGTTAGCGCGCCAAAGTGCTCTTACgtgaaaaatgttgttgattttatcCATGTAACAGGAAAGCCGGATTCGTAAAAATAATTCCTTACAGTACACTGCTAGGTGTGGGGAACGGCTTTGCCGTTCTACGGCAACATGAATTTAAATaagtgttggttttttttaatgcaatttaAATTCCACCCATGGTTAACCTTTCGTGTGAGCACAGAACTTGTGATGCAAATGACTGCTCACGATGTATGCCGGTCCGATGGCTTTTAAAATGGCGCAATTGTTAATTGTTAAAACCATCGTAGGTAACACTCATGCAATCGGACTGATTGGCACACTACATACTGCTGGGCATCACATTGTGCAAAGGCTGTATAAATAATGGTACTTTGGAAAAACGGACAACCGTAATTGAGTTGCAATGCGTGCATGATGGCTGTTGTCCGTGCTTGCTGGTCTGAACTGCTGCTATTCCAAGGGGATGCACATTGAGTATTGTAGGCACCGTTTCCCAAACCCGATGGATGAGTACCTGTTTGGCACAAATGTGCAAGACCCCTCGACGCCAGTGCTGTGGGTTCGCAGTTGAACGCCTCGGAGATGAAGTTCACTGAGCAATGAATTGTAAATGTTGCTGTTACTTTTCTAATTACttcttcgtcgtcgtcctgcCGTCCTAGCCGTCGAACCTTTGACGTCGTTGTGTTAATTAggttgttttaatttgttaagCAATTACTGTTGTACCTATTTATATCTTTGGCGAACATTGGGCTGTTCAATCTTAACTGAAACAATATGAATAAGATATGTTACAGGCTCTATACATTTACAATGCAATATAAAATAAAGAGTCTTTAACCAACAATTTAATGGTTCAAAACAATTCTTAAATAAAATTCATAATATTAAAGTTAGCTGCATACCGTGCTACGGGGCCGTTACTAACTTTAATAAAGGAAGGGTAAGGAGCAAAGACATTGTTGAGAtgatacaaaacaaagcaatagCAAATTTGCACCATGAACAATTTTAATTGTACATTTGATACCCACTGCtcaatttaaaatggaaaaagtTTCTGTCAAAACCATCAACACAGCTgcactttttttgtgtgtggaagGATTTATTTATATCGCAACGATTCGATCTCCTCGCCAAATATTTGGGTCGAAGAAAAGGGTTCGtttggttcgttttgttttttttttttttgtgcagtgcAGTGTTACATTTTTTGAAGAATAACTTTTAGCAATGGAGAAGGCTGAAAGTGTgtctcaaaacaaacaaaatgcaaaacacacaGGACGTAGAAGTACAAAGATAAAGGCGAGGTATGCTTGAATGTTGTTGGTGGATAAAATGTTTACAACGAGCATATAATTTCGAGTATTAGCATTTCAAAAGTGGTATGTTTATGTAAAACGGGCGTCAATATTAACGTCATGACGTAATTGTGATGGTATTTTGCTGTATTTCCCCCCATTGATTGTCTATGTTGAGGTGTTTTCTGTCCTATTACCATAAACAAATTAGATCCTCTTCATAAAAACgattgagcttttttttgttaacggcGGGAGTTAAACATGTACGTGTTTAAAGGAAACAAGTACACATACATTAAATGACGGCCAGGTGTTTTAATCGTAGTTACATAGGCATATTTAACGTCAGACATGTATTGTTTCCCACTCGGATTGAAGACCGAGACAAACAATATAACAATATAAATACAGGAAACAACATcgtcaaatatttttttaaaatgactCACAAAAAATAGAAGGTAAAATCCCTGTACAGAAAGTTTGAatggaaaaaaggtaaatcAGACAttacaagaaaaagaaagtgtGAGAATCTGGTAAAAAtcttaaaatatataaaatttaccaaattaaataaaaatgcgTAATACGTAATATGTAGCGAAATTGAGATTCTTGTAGGAAGGCCACTGGGCCACTTAATCTGCtcaattttgttaaattagaaataaaacattttaaactgAAAAGATCGTTTAAGCACTTTCCAACAAATACCACTAAAGGCTTGTCCAGTACATCAATTAACAGCAGTAAATATTTGAACTGTAAGTCAGAGCTGGTATATTGTAATTTGTCATAGGGTATTTTGccaattgttgcacacttAAGGGAACAGTAACGTATTTCATATATTTGAGATGGATAAAACCACAATATTCTTGTTATATGTGTCTAGCATACATCATTATTGTTTCAAAAATAGTATGTAAATTCTATTGTAGATGAAATGATGGTATGCGGTATGCGGtagataaaaatgatgaataatGGTAAGAAATACTGTTTTTTAAACCTATTCAAAAATTCAGTTGTTGCACACTTACAAAAACTCCACATTCTATTATTGAAcactttacagggttttccagcaGTTCTCAGTTGTAggacactttcttgactctttcctatgtgaagtgaacttcatatgttggaaattggactctatgacATCCTTTTTGGACAGACTTCTTGGAAaatcctattggatttgtccaacaagtgTGCTATACAGTCCAATTctcattacattaagttcattgcacataagaaggagtcaataaagtgtcccacagctatgagagctcctggaaaaccctgtatatccaattattgcacacttacatacacatacatacactgAAATAGACAAAAATGAGCCctgaaattgatgtttttctaTCGAATAGGACATTACGAAACGTTGTTACATTACATGTATCTTTGGTTTAAGACGGAATTCCGCAAAGTAATTAGCACATGCAATCGCACGCCcattgtaaacaaaacaatgtcaAAAAGATAGCACGGTGAAAAAAAAGGAGGCTTTGGGCTATGGGCTTTTCTTAACCAGTGGATTAAAAGTGCAAAGtggattttcgcaaaaaatcgAAAATTTTACTGCCAAGTCGTGAAAtttaaccatttttttaaatttcatttcaatcatgCGCAcccttgtggatctaatttgactACTGCTCTGCAACttgcattgtttatattttcggaaGTTTTTTACATTAATGAGTTGTCGTGATTATGAGGCAAAAAGCTGGCAAAAGAACGAGAatgaatgtaataaaaaattgttttctggtggtttaaaaatcctgacaccaaagcgggaaagacggacactttgTCATAGGGAAAGATGAGCACcgaatgtgtttgtttattttgcttcttATGTCGATTGGTGATGAACAGATCTCATTAAATAACTTAAATAAGGGTATTCTGAAGATAAAAAACCATCCAGCAACTAGAGAACGTATTGAAATAAGCGAGAACTGAATCAACGGTCAAAATAGCAGTCATGCGTTATGTTATTATTCGCTCCACGCTGGCGATGCACTTCACGCAACCCGTGATCTTGCCACgacttggacaactttaatcaacaaaaagaGGAAGCACTGATACGAAATCGTTCAGGAATAGATGATAGATTctatgaaattaaaatatccAAAAGTTCGATCTTCAATGGCTCACCTATTAACAAGTCCCTCAAACATGCTTTGGTCGCGGACTTTCCGCGGAGTAATTTCCTAAAGGGAAGTTCTGGACTGTTGTTTTGTAAGCTAGTGCAACGTCAGCTGTTAGTGCACGTTTTTTCAATGATGCTTTAGTCTCTGCATTTTTCGAGGTATTAGAAGTGGCCCTTACAAATCCTAAATGAACGGCTGCATGAAACGCCCTTGCATGTGGCTAAGAATTGATTTATGTACGTAACAGGACGTGGAAATTAATGGGATATGTAAAAATACTATAAAACTCTTCGATTTCTAACGTTTGCTATaggtgtccatcttacccttcatggtgtcccTCTTTCCAATACCAGGTATCTGTCTTACCCGCAGATTTCAAAACAgcacgaaaaaaatcatgtttttatttcatcaaaTCGATAGTAacttaaaagttgcacaacaaCATATTcctaaatttttaaaattttcattaaggtgtccgtctttacctccTACCTTCTCCTATGTTGTTCACAGGGCGAAATAAACCTTATTTTGTGAGGCACAATTGTTAGCGGCTTTGTTAAGAAATCCATTCCATTTGATCGAAATCAGtcgaattttttttatttttacaaaaaacatcgaaaaaatgctctttaaaaaaacagtgGAATATGTGGCAAAAATACTCCATTGTGGTGGACAAAGGTTTCATACCAATTCATTCAAGGAAAAATGTTAGCATTTATGaatgttttataaatatttggaTAAACAATCATTTATACGCAGTGTGCAATAATTGGATGGTGTTCAACAATTTGCAAACTACCCTATTTGTTGAACATATTTCCACGATTTACGGAAAGGCAAATAAACGGCGAAACGGCTCCTTCGCGAATCCGTCGCTTTAAGAGAACTTTTCATCCATTCAAAAATGCCTCAATACCGCCACAGGATAGCAAAGTACCGATGAATGTTGCTGGCCTTCATTTTTTCAGGGCAATTTTGTCCATTCCATTTAAAATAGACCTTTAGCCGGGATATTGTCATTCAGGGAAGCAAGAAGATGGCTCCAAAAAGTTGGCGTATTGCGTTTCTGTTTACCTACGGAGTTAAAGTAAAAAGTTTACGATTTGGGTCGCTGTAGCTGTAGGCAGTACAAGGTATTTCGCAGCGCGGAGTACGAAGAAAGACGACCCTGGGGGGAAGCCGAGCATTATGTTGCCTTTTAATATGGGTAAGATAATTTACACCATCACGTTACTGCTGTTGCAGCCGATGTTCATTTGCTTTTCTATTCTAATTTACCTTTCTTTTTTGCCCAGTTGCTCTACAAATGGCTCACAAGCGACCGCTCCTTGCGTCCCACAAAAATGCTGGCCCCCCTTGTATGTTTATATGCTGACTAAACGCTTCCTCCGATCGCCAGCTCTCCATCCACCGGTGATTGTGTGCACACGTTTAATGGAGCAAATCAGCCAATATCATCGTCCATCCGCGGTCCATCCTGCCCCCCGCCCCATCACGACGAGCACAACACGGTGTAAACAAATTCCGATTTCCTCCGACCGGAAAACACTTGAAATTGATTGCTCTCGAGCGACTGGCAGGCGTGAACATAAACACCCTTCCCACCCATTCATCCCAGgatgggtggggggggggggtagtaCAGCGAATGGCACTTTTCAAACGGTGGTCCCCCGTTTGGATGAGCTTGCAATTCGCCCGGAGCTGTTCGCGATGCTATCATATCGCCGACGGGGTTCTGGTCCGCCGATGGCCTCTAGCCGTCAGTGCGCGCGAAATCGGGATTGTAAAATTTGTTTCGAATTTGATTTATGACAAGCCCGTCCATTATGCTTTTAAAAGGGAGATGAGCGAGAAGAAGAGATAGCGAGACACGAcgaaagagacaaaaaaacatccgGAAAACTCCATATTCATTTGTTATCTGCATTAAAATCTGATCATCACACCGCAGAATGCGCCGATTCAACAGCACCGCCCCGTCGATCAGCATACTCTCTCTTTCACAGCTTTCCGCCTTCCTCCTTTGGCTTTGGCTTTGTACAGTCTTTTATGAAGTCATATGTTGAACAAACAGATCACCGGGAGGGAGAAAGCAGCCAAAATATCCTAAATCATAGCGCGGAAGGAATTTGCGGTTGTTTATGGCGACTGGACTGGAATACCTTTGGCGAATGATGAATGGCATATGCACCTGGTATGGCACATATTTTTGGCTGGAAATTTATGcgtttttttcagtttttcagTTTCAGTCAGTTTTTTCCTCCAGTGATGTGATATCCTCAAAGGCCATCCCATTTCAGATCCCACATTCAGGGCCATCCCATGATGTATCCTCGTGGATGATAAACGGTAACGCGATTGCTGGCGTAGATTTACCCTTcatacagaacaaaaaaaggtagcaCACATAAATTCAGTGGCACCAGAGGATCAAATATGACGCATAAATAGTGGCATCAGAGAGGTaagaaaaagggggaaaaaaataaacaactgcAAAACTGTTGGCAGAAAGCTGTTCATTTCCTCCACTCCCAGGGCTGCGCATTACGGGGATGACCTTCGGCAACCATTTTCATGGCGGTGCCATCGCCTGGGATGTGATTTCGGAAAAGCATCAGCATCATTCCCAATGTCATCTCCGGCTGGTGCCGCTGCAGCAGCTACCGCTGTTGCAGTGgatagtagcagcagcagcagtgccatCTCATCATCTAATTGCAATGGTGCTGCAAGATCAAAGAATGTGGAAAATGTAATATCCCCGCGGTGCCTGGTGGTGCTGGTTTGGTTGGGCAAATGCCTAAACCAACCAATCCTGTcggcggcatcatcatcatcaccgtcgaAAAGGGGGTGGCCGTGGGCGGGTTGCTTAATTTCTAAGAAGCTGAAACCGGTCGGTATCGAGTagtttaatttgatttaatcATGGAATGCCTAAAGTGAGCGGTCTATCATCTGTTTGCCCTTTTGTCCGCTTAGCGGCAAGCGGGTAATAATTGTGTTTAAAAACATAGCCCTttttgtgagcgtgtgtgtggacGAACATATCGtattaataaattaacattTCATTAGCACAAACGCATGTTGGGGGTCTTTTGGGGAACCGGTGCTGGGAGGACGCATCGGATAACGCCGGGTTAAAACAGTCCCAGCTGGAGAAGGTTAGACAAACTTTCAAATCAAATCGACTCGCATGGAGTCGTATCGATCAGCGGGGGTGTTTCTGTTGGGTTGTTTCTCCAACCGTCTTCACCTTTCCCCAGCTTTGTTCATATGgttttgaacaaaaaatgcCACAAAGTATGTCTGATACAAAACTAACTGCCCCATCTCGCCATCATGGGAGAGCAAAAATGGTGCCCATCCTTTGTTCAGGAAGGGACGTAAAGCCAACACggttttgtaaacaaaaagtACACAAGAAATCATACCAAATGATTTTGCTTTTTCTAGCGCTGTACTGCTGCCCGCATGAGGCTGAACTTTTGGCAAAACCATTTTGATTGCTTTTGCCTCTGCACTGTGCAAATGTGAACCCTGGTCTAGTCTGGCTGCCTTGCCGGCTTCGGCACTAGTCAGCCGCTACGTGCTTGCCGAGCCAGTCCAATATCAGCGCACCGTTACAGTCGGATGAGAAGTGGATAACAAGTACACAATGCGCGCTGAGAAGGTAGAACTGTTGgctgtaaaaataataataatgtacTTAGCTATTTACTTTACTCCGTGTGCTGGGAATGCTATGCGAAACATAGCGTGATAGTAAAGAGTTACGGTGCAACGGGGTGCGAGACGATAGTTTGAAATGGGAGAACATAAAAAGCTTTCTCCGTTTATCTCATTCTGTATCCGATGTTCCcgcttttgtttgatgttaAATCGTATTATTCATTATATTATTCAAGTTGTTGTATATTTGCTGTGTGAGTAACAGTTTTATGTCGACTAAGAATAGATGGAAATAAAGAAATACGTTCAGAAATGCTTTATGGCTCAGGGTAAGCATTTTAACATTTCGAGGTTAACAGAGAAAGTTGACCAATAATTAATTCTGTCGAAAACAGAAAGACTTTCCAGGTTAGACGTCCTTATATGTATTTTGAATTTGTA
This is a stretch of genomic DNA from Anopheles merus strain MAF chromosome 2R, AmerM5.1, whole genome shotgun sequence. It encodes these proteins:
- the LOC121588071 gene encoding rRNA methyltransferase 3, mitochondrial, whose amino-acid sequence is MIRTWKVMRFCAQTSVRVPFYRQFGVVSCVQQKLASSLCAPRGTRVSEIVPEASSSTPGDRAGKKQSAVQSEHTDDGWGAEDELLNNRKSIPNLKVSELLKDVPRSKLRPERKSADASREAAKPPAPPVHRKTAIEKDTLQILQHRYQDPNESEERYDKELKLRYTILQSNDARHRDLMMLIGSRKNRERERMLVLEGRRLIMDGYQAGLRLEAIVTSDVKLLADLTFRAKLKACPIFLVKRQTMMEWSSLTTSPGLIGIFGEPSNMSELVTRNATGSKRLPVTVVCDNIREPNNLGSIVRSCAAVSVREVILLKGCAHPWDLKCLRGGAGAHFRVPIYGPIETYQLPEHVRAGSIFVVADNKQPTDERNGFRWKHYDRIDYGSADHVVLVIGGETYGVSDDIRSLIHQLTHNDGEQAPQDRKFLAHIPLANGVESLNTASALSVILYEMRRTLLQLEDTT